TGCTATCTATCTGTACTTGCTTCTCTTCTTAAttggatttctctctcaaattctAGAGAGTAGAGATAGTTTTGAGCAACCATTTTGCTTTGATTAATATTATCGGTACTTGTCAACAAATTATgtggataggaagaaaaaaaaaagattattctTGGTGCACATTTGGatggatttatttttattattagtttatttagtttattttattttgaaggtattgtttattttgttttatgtgtATAAATATAGCTACAGCTTAAAAAATGAgatactttaaaaatatataatttttgtaagaATAAAAATCAGCTCATCCAACACTTCTATAGattcaattagagtttataATTATAGCGTtcacatttgtttattttggatgTTCCCCCAGATAAGTATTGAGAAGTCATGGAAAATACAACAACAATTCAAGTCAAGAGTAAAATCAAATTAGATCTTTCTTCTACGTACAATTCACAAGCATTCATGGTCATGATTCAAATTTCTAGAAATATTATATTgacagttattttatttttttttagaacatatTGACAGTTATTTTGTTCATATGCATGACCATGAGCAAATTTCGTAAAGAACTTTACACACTAGTCCTTCGAAGAAATCTTGCAGCTTAGAATAGAATGGTTTCTAGAAGAatactagtaaaaaaaatagaaagatgcCTTTACCATATTGTGCCGAACCAattcttaataaaaattaattatgggTACAAGCTCCGACATACAGTCTTCAATGTCCAAGGTCAGTAAAGCGAGAACATCTACGGCGTAATCGATTGGATCCTGTCTCCCTTCAATTCCAAGAACTAACATGGAATTGTTGGCTTTGAAAAATTTGAATGAGGTATTAACTAATAATTTCTTTTGGTAATAGTTATCTAATTATTTCAGTAGACTTTAAAAAGCAATGTTTGTTTTGGTCAAATGACAcgttaattaaattcaagttGAGATGTCTTTACACGTTGATTTGATCATTTGCTTTGACCTCAATCTAAAATTGGAATTCTAGAATGGCATCTTTTGGGTctatttggtaatgttgttttagtaacgttgtttgtattttttgaaaatacatgtgaatgaaaaagtgtatgaaaatatgtgtaatattgtttaaatactgaaaactgtCATTTAAATAACAGTAACAAACGGGTTATCTCTTTAAAGtgtaaatatatttatattatgagTCATGCTAACAGGTACCTTTAAGGTAatggttaataatctattttaagaaattttttacaccatttttatggaaaatgaaaaaagctacAAGTAGGGAAAAACAATTCATAATTTTTggtaccaaaaataaaacaaccaatTCAGTAGCACGGGCTGCAATAAGGACTCATTGTCATTAATTAtgcgagaaaaattaaaatccttcctgcaatattgaataatttttcaCCCTAATCCAACAAGAGAAAGGAAACTTATTGAATACACAATGGAGAAATGGGTTGAAGCTTCTGATTGCAGGTCATTGTCCTTGATGctaaaaaaaaggatataatTCGTATGcactttttgttatttatatttgatCATACCCTACCATTTTGTTGTAAACTAATTGAAGGCTTATGCTTGgggtttgttttattgtttacCCAAgattatttgttggtttgttaaTTGATATCCCTAGCCTATTGCACTCAATAAAAGAGTTATGAAGACCAAGTCTGGCATCATATTCTAACATCTATTAATGCAGCTATTATATAATTAGAAAGTTTAAATAATAATCTTAGAAAGGCAATGATCAAACCATGTCCACGTTCGTTCCAGTTCGAGTTCTTGAAGATTTGATAATGACCCATTCAAGCATGATCTAAGTTCGTAAAAAAAGAAAGTCTTATTATACCTAATAAGAAATTTGTGGTGATCTCATGCCTTACATCATCAGAAAGTCCAAAAAGCATTTTCATTGGAAgggttgtgacttgtgagtcaGGGCAATGACAATCATCACGTATCGCAgactcatcttttatttttttggtgaatacTAGTTCAAAGATCTTGCGTAGGACACATGTCACACATCTCAATAACAAATATCGTTTGGtagaacataaaaaattcaattttcaatcCCATGCACTCATTGGTagaaaaagaacataaaaaattcaattttcaatcCCATGCATTCATtggcagaaaaagaaaagtttttacATTCTAGGTTTGCCTAAACTACTTGAGATATGTTTGGATATCGTtaatttgctaaaaactgaaaatttattattgaaaatatggtagtaaaataatttttaaaagtataaatagtgctgtgggatCTAAATTGatctaaaaatttatgttttgctGACTTTTGTGAGTCCATGAACAATATCCATGAGACCCACTGAAAAAATACAGACACACGAATTGGGCAAAACGCTCAATCTACACACACGCTTGGTCttagaaatacaagaaatgagtGTACTCAAAATGTGGCAACAACCTCTAAGTGCAGACATTAATTCTTGTTTCAATTTCATTCTTCTTAAATTTCCAGTTACCAAATTTTGGGTACAAGTAGTACTTTCGCATGGTTCAATGATAACTAGACTAGATTCATCAAACATCTAAGCGATTGTTCACAGTAGCATCAGCACGTTTTCTACCATTATCTCCTTTTTTAGAATGGATTGTCGCTTAGATATATTGCTAGTTGAATGATGTACAAATAAATCATCTCGGAGCAATGATGAGCATGAGTATGCCCAAACCATATGCATATTTGGATTGTTGATCTTTACGGTCACATACCATGCTGGCTGGCAGGTGAGGAGTTTCCTCTCTCAAATCCAAAATCATTGTCTTCAATTTCACTCCCATCTAGACAAGGAGAGCTATTTTTGAGACTGGGCTCTGAGCTAGCGTTGCTGCTTGTGGCAAGAGGAGAGTCAGTAGCACTAACTGTCCTGCTTTTTGCAGCTCCTGATCTCACACTGTACATAGAAGAAGCAGGAATGTTTGTCACAAGTGGGCGTAGGTTACCTTGGACGCTTCGCCTTATATCCTGTGTAAGAAAAACCCGACGCCAGATCAGCAATTGCTACACCGTAAAGAAGAATTGCGCTCAATTATCATATCCACATTACCAATGTATACATGCATGCTATATGTTCAAATGAATAAACCTCCAATTAACATCGTTCAATATAATAAGTTGCATACGCCAATTAAGAGTGAGATGGATGTGATTTCAAAAGGGATCAAAGGATTTGAATACTAAGAAATTATGTATATTATTCTATTAAGTAATATAATAACTAAGACAAGCACCAATTCATTTAATATATGGTAGGCAATTGCAATAAAGATAGCGATGCATACCATATGCCTCAAAGCCATATCTAGAGATATCTTTGAAAGTGTTCTACCAAAGCCTGAACTGTCATTGGACAAAGACTTGCCACCTGGATTATTATGCGTAGAATGACTGTCGTCTTGCTTCGGTGGTGCAAGTTTCCTCATGTTTACTACTCTGTCAACCATCTTTGTTCCCATAACCACTGGGCTCACTGTGTCACTATCATTTACCACTGATCTGATCTGAGCTTGAAAGGCATTCCCATTACCATAGGCACTGCCATGAGAAGCTCGTCCTCTAGAAGTAGAGCGTGATTGTTGTCTTGGCTTTTCATCTGAAACAGAGTTCCTAGCACTTAGTGCTCCTACCCTGCTCCTAGAGGCTGAAACTGGCCTATCTGGCAATGATGTCCTTAAATTTGGAGGAGCATCTAGTGAGAAGCCAGGTATATCAGATGGTTTCCAAGGCTTAGATTTGACTGTTGGAGAACTTCCACGTGATGGCACTGGATTTTTTGAAATTGCGGGACCTGACCTTGGTGCTGAAGAAGATCGACCTGGGGGAGCAGATTGACTAGGAGCTTTTGATGGGGTTGATGATCGACGGTTTGGAGTGGATGATCTTGAAGTACCCTTGACAGCTGGAAAGGAATGTCTGGCAGTTGGCGTTGAAGACCGAGCAGCGGATCTAGTAGGAGTAGAAGATCTCACTGCAGGAACCACAACCTTAGTGGAAGGCAAGGTGCCTCGTGAATTAGGCGTGGAGGATCTTGAGGGTTTCGTTGTGGAGGGTAATGTGGGTCGTCCGGTTGGTGTTGCAGGTCTAGAAGTCGCTGATGCCAGTCCCCCAGATAATGAGGGCCTTTTTTTACCATTGCTGGAAGAATTCTGTCCAGATGGTGAAGTTGGCTGCTTAGGGGCTATGCTGCTCCTTGAAGGAGGTTCTGCCTGGATTTTAGCTAGCTGCTACCCAATTATATAGAAaacaatgcaacaaaaattctcaAATGATGATAGAGGAAGCAAAACTAGAAAATACCAAAACATTAATCTAGGGATGATATATGCTCAAAAACCATATGTTATAGAACTCTAATGCATACTAGTAAATGAAGAGCACAAAGTTATCTTCTACACAAGACCAAGTGTTAGAAAGCTGCATATCCAAAGGCTTGGCGTACCAGTTGAAAGGGCCCATAAGCATCAAGAATTCAACTTAAACAGAGCTCTTACCCTTGATTTCAGAACAATGGGACGAGCATTAGGAATCTCAATCTGACCCAAAACAGTTTTCTGCGAATCTTTCTCCATGGAATGAAAAACTGGGGTATCGGGTGGTGTAATAAGCCTGAATAAAGAGATTTCCCATGAATACCAAGCCAAAAAGACATAATTTCCTCAAAGAACATTATAAAGTTAGTACAGAGCAATGAGGAATATGTCCCTCTCTCTCTACATATTATGTGTGTGTACGCATACACATGcattagttttcattttttgtcatAGAGCATCTGCAACAGCTATAACACATGCTGAGAATTAGAAGTCTAAAGAACGAGcgaaaaatatgaagaaaagtTATTCATTTCCACATGGGAAAAGTTGAAACCAGATGATAAGCAAAGAAAACcagatactattttttttttcactttcttttcatATATAAGATGTTAATTTCTGCAACATGactaaaaatgagaaaatggtCTCAAATTAACATGCAGTCAGAGACGTGCATGAACAAAGATTCAAAAAAAAGtgattggttttaattttttttttctttacgaGAACATTAACTTTAATTGAGCTTTAATCATCATGATTGTCAAAAAGTGAgtgaaagggggaaaaaaaaaatggaaaaaaaaggaaagaaaatactTGAGAGACAAAGTGACTATTGGGAAAGGGAATAATTGACCAAGGACCTTCAAAGTGCAATAAAGGAACTGCAAaagttcaattgaaatttttgataataaGATGCACAGACATGTCATTGATAATTTCAGTGGGGTCGGGTCAGTCAATCAAAGACAAAAAACATCATGCTGCAAATCACAAACTCTAGGTGTTCTTTCAAAATTGCAATGATAACTCCTAAAAATTAGGAATGatacaattaattttaattttttgcaagTGGGTAAAATTATTTCTTGCTTATTCAACTTTATTTAGCTTATGTATAGACTTTCAAAGCTTCGCTTTTTCTAGATACAACTGTACTTTTACACAGTTTATTATATACATTACGTCTAAAGACACAACTACTGAGATGGTAAGTTGTAATTGatgtataataaaagtgatgtttgtGGTGATCTAGTAAAATTGATATTTCACTAATTACAATATATCATCACTTCAGCAAATtgtggaaaaaaagaagaagagaaatttgTTGTGTAACATTGTTGTACTTTTTATGCcaaataaaccaataaaaataattcgtaaaaaaaaaaattggatattaaaaaaaaaaaaaaaatctagtttgTTCAATTTTGAACcattttttcagattttttttttttttttttttttttttttttttttttttttctaacatagCTATCAGAATTGAATTAGTTTATATAATTTGGTTACCAAACACGTGCAAACCAACTGGGTGCTCACAATTTCTTTGATTTAGTCTTACAAGTCATTTGACATTTTAAACTCagtaaagattaaaaataaatttagagataaacagtaaaaaataaatttgaataaaaaagaaacgtCGTAGTTTAAACTTACCAATCATAATCAGATTTGTCATTTTCTGAATTCAAGAACTCATCTGTCCGAGTCTTCCGTGTTGTTGTCATTGGATTTGACTCTGCAAAAAAATGCAccaaccaaaattaataaattaaaatttttttaaaaaaaatctgaaatacagaagaatgtgaaaatgaaaatgtattGACCTAAGGCAGTGTTTGGCTGGACGGAAAAGTTCCTCTCATTGTCAATCTCGCGCCTCCTCATCTCGAAGAAGATCGCGAGCTCTTCGTCTTTCTCCTTCGTCACCATGATCAGCTCAGCTTTATTTCAAACACCAACTCGCTCAGACTCGGACTCCGACTCAGACTCAGACTCGGTGAgcttttttcaatttaaaaaaacactACGGATCTGAAGCAGCAAGCAAatgcttatatatatacacacagagTAATAAATaagtaagaaaaaataagtagcATTTATTGTTTCTAGTTTAAGAGAGGAGTGGCAATCGGAGTAATAACTAGTGGAAGTGATGTCTAAAATAgtaagtgagagagagagagagagaaatggaggAGTTGAGAGTGGCAGTGTGGAACTGTGAGTGTTGTGTTTTTAAAAGCTCTGaagtgaaagaagaaagagtagcgtaggaacaaaacaaaatataaaggaTTTGAATTGCCCACACCGACACGAATGGAAAACGACTACGTTTTTCATACATTTTTACGATATTGCCATTTCTTCTAGCGATATTCAacgtttcttttttgtttggtaactTTCATTATCAACAAATAGTGATTACcactatttttttcattaaataattttttttttgggttaaaaggaaatatcattaaataaatatcatgatattgaaaattaatatttgtttaaatattgaTATTATGATAAAATTCAGTCTATTTTACTGTATAATAAATGGATAGGATTTTAAATTTTGCGTAATATCAAATATTGGattgccttaaaaaaaattagaagaggATCTATCCAATAATGTAATATATGTATTGTTTTGAGAGAAATACTTGAACCTTGTACGTATTTTATGAAGGGCTAAGTAGTAAAAAAtggtaacatttttttttgaaccaacttaaaaaaaaaaaaaacttgattccAATGTCTCCTAAAAAAAGGGTGGGTTTAGTGTTTCTGTGCATCGGaccatttggaatttggatatGTGTCAAGTAATTGTTACATGCTTATATCTTGACAGGTCTACTGTACAGGAGCTCTAGACCCaacccttcccccccccccccccccctttttttttttttttttttcttaatttttaacttcattttaagaggagatGTGAGACTAGTCAAACACACAACACAAGGATTATAATGCCATTCAAGCTACAACTCCATGGAAAAATGTTACCAAATCACTGCTTACAATTCATAATATAGATCACATATTTTATAGGATCTTAATCCCAATATTATACTAAAAGGtttgtaactcaattaattGACACATTCATGTATTCTTAATAGATGCAACTTTAAGGATTAAATTCATTCTCTTCATCGTAActgttgaaatttaaaaaaaaaaaagaaaaaaaaaaaaggggttgggttttttttttactttttttgggcGCGGGGTGGGGGGGAacaatttttattgcttaaagtcACAACGTTGGACATTGCATGATGGCACCTGTCATAGCAGGAAAATTTACTCTTTTTCCGTTTGGCAGGTGAGAATTTAATCACCTTGGTGCTCATTTAAAACCGACTGGTGTATTccgtacctttttttttttttttttttttttctttcaattctgCAGTACTGGTGAATGCATGGTGGTCAAACAAAAAACCAGTAAGAAAATTCGCAGTATGGCACTATCATACTATATATTAACTGTGACTAGTTAAACATCATTTGCACAGTTTATTATACTTTTACaaacatctttcttttttcccttaataaaatttcatttaatcAAGCAAGAACCAAAATAGTGAATAAAAGAATAAAGTTTCTCcattagtttagagaaaaactctttaaactcatcatatatttttatattaagtgtgaattttgaaaatttaacaattggattacatgttcttattGTATCTttcatacttgtaaaatttcaagaagatcaaaaatcaattgttatgttatcaaataaatgttaaaattttaaggttttatgatctaaaattatgtataaaaaataagtttattaatcaaaaagtaaataacattccatttgaatgaaatttgatatgcatattaagaacataagaaacatgaaatttaacggttaaattttcaaaattcacacaaaaaagaaatatatgagaagtttaaaaaatttctctctaatCTAATTTGGTGAGAAACTTTATTCATAATTAAACCCTTGAACCTCAATAGAAACAACACAACACATATTGCAATGTTATGGGCCAATACATATAGTATATTGGCTGatcaattattctttttttttgttttttggtaggATCAATTCTACTTTCACACAtccaatatatttttcattagaaaaaatgtattgtattattttgtaaagaaaatttgaaatttaaaagccCATTTGGTACATGTatttaaatacatgtttttaattttttaatattacacACTTTTTTGTCCacataaatttctaaaaaaattaaaaactgttatttaaacataCGTGAAATATGATCCCTAAAGCTCTAAACTCAAACCTATTCTAAAAGTAGTATTAGAATTGGAAAGAAGTCAAGAACATTCCCATTCCTGCACTGCTGCACACGCAGAAACCTTGACCCTTTATCAGGTAAAAAAATATGGATGTTAATTCCCAGAGGAAATTCAAACTTTGGCTTTGAAAAGACACTAAGGTTTAAACGTGGGCTGTTGTATTTCTTGGGATATACTACCACATCAAACGGCTACGCTTGGTCCAAGAAGAAACTCATACGACTCGAATTTAAATTGCATGACATGGACCTTGAGAATCGTGTGGTTTAAATTTTGGTGTCTGCCTCTGTGTGCGGACCCACTAGGAGAGAAGtacatttaaattaatatgaattaaaagtttttttttttagattaataaaAGCTTTTGTTAATTGGTGCTTAGGCTATATTTGGttcagtgtaaaatatttttcagatgtaaaatatttttc
The sequence above is drawn from the Quercus robur chromosome 7, dhQueRobu3.1, whole genome shotgun sequence genome and encodes:
- the LOC126692349 gene encoding uncharacterized protein LOC126692349 isoform X1; its protein translation is MVTKEKDEELAIFFEMRRREIDNERNFSVQPNTALESNPMTTTRKTRTDEFLNSENDKSDYDWLITPPDTPVFHSMEKDSQKTVLGQIEIPNARPIVLKSRQLAKIQAEPPSRSSIAPKQPTSPSGQNSSSNGKKRPSLSGGLASATSRPATPTGRPTLPSTTKPSRSSTPNSRGTLPSTKVVVPAVRSSTPTRSAARSSTPTARHSFPAVKGTSRSSTPNRRSSTPSKAPSQSAPPGRSSSAPRSGPAISKNPVPSRGSSPTVKSKPWKPSDIPGFSLDAPPNLRTSLPDRPVSASRSRVGALSARNSVSDEKPRQQSRSTSRGRASHGSAYGNGNAFQAQIRSVVNDSDTVSPVVMGTKMVDRVVNMRKLAPPKQDDSHSTHNNPGGKSLSNDSSGFGRTLSKISLDMALRHMDIRRSVQGNLRPLVTNIPASSMYSVRSGAAKSRTVSATDSPLATSSNASSEPSLKNSSPCLDGSEIEDNDFGFERGNSSPASQHGM
- the LOC126692349 gene encoding flocculation protein FLO11-like isoform X2, whose product is MVTKEKDEELAIFFEMRRREIDNERNFSVQPNTALESNPMTTTRKTRTDEFLNSENDKSDYDWLITPPDTPVFHSMEKDSQKTVLGQIEIPNARPIVLKSRLAKIQAEPPSRSSIAPKQPTSPSGQNSSSNGKKRPSLSGGLASATSRPATPTGRPTLPSTTKPSRSSTPNSRGTLPSTKVVVPAVRSSTPTRSAARSSTPTARHSFPAVKGTSRSSTPNRRSSTPSKAPSQSAPPGRSSSAPRSGPAISKNPVPSRGSSPTVKSKPWKPSDIPGFSLDAPPNLRTSLPDRPVSASRSRVGALSARNSVSDEKPRQQSRSTSRGRASHGSAYGNGNAFQAQIRSVVNDSDTVSPVVMGTKMVDRVVNMRKLAPPKQDDSHSTHNNPGGKSLSNDSSGFGRTLSKISLDMALRHMDIRRSVQGNLRPLVTNIPASSMYSVRSGAAKSRTVSATDSPLATSSNASSEPSLKNSSPCLDGSEIEDNDFGFERGNSSPASQHGM